TAATTAAGGGTATAAAAGTCTATTAAATTTAGAGATATTTTGATCAATCAACACTTAGCTTTTTAGCCTCCGtatttttataataactagtatctataaacgtgtgttgcacgttaataatgacacatgatagtttaaatatttatttatgtgaaggaacaataaaatttaattaatgagataaattttatatataataatacaacaatcatctaaatgccaaaaaatattgTTGCATTAGCATAATAcgtgaattcaaaatgaaaggaCATCATCAGAACTgatacaaatgatcaatttttagtcatgttaagtagataattatgtattgtagtttaaaggtatctaatgtgatggtatcttaccaAACACATCTTTATagataatatttttttgtgtatgttttcttctaatgctttggttgctcttcTTTAACCAGAACTTTTATTATCGATATTGATatctctcttgaaagtgcaacatatagttattcgtataagaaaatatattgttgtaaatatactctaatatttaggatgtttgttcatgtgctttatttattataactacaaaacataaacatactgaaaattattttcacacaaatttaaaaggatattttttagtttcggaagacgaaagttgaattcgggAATAAACACATACTTAAAAGCACATTGACCGATATCGTAAGttctgcatgtatgacgttattgtcaaaacttctacaTACCATATATGTACTATCACATAAGCTATTCAGCAGAGTTTTCAATAGCATGACAGTcatattttttcttcaaaatcaacctatatgcaatggaagatcaattttaatttAGTCTATTCTATATATGATGACACTAACATATGTAAGAAATAATGAACTTGGCAACAAAGATATAgggtagaaggccatttggtattaaagtatttaagtattcttcttggtagtaattgttGGTATTATCTTTTGCTAagtcaaaactgaaaaatattttatttttaccataaaacttATCAATcgaccttttatttagttgatcaacatatttatttttgctaactaagatagctctttaatttctatcatgtaattttcacaaattgtattttaatctaatgatgaaaatatttttcttattaaatacACTACTATTACCGTTGGGGTTGATAGCCAAGTGTTCTAGAAAaatcaaatcatcttttattatatgctcttcttcgttttcgaccttgaaagcttattcttgtttaggatttagctttgattgtgcttcctcaaacACTTGTATGACCTTCTTAATATTATACTAATCTTTTTTACTTTGTGATCTAATTTTTTAATATCTAatactctttttatggaataaatttatgtaccctaagattttttttaacttgaaatataatttctcatatgatgagtttaaaaaatgattttaattggattctcttgctaaataattaattgaaagatttgattatttgtgtttaacataaaaataatttattttcttttgattCGGATTAtaaatattagttcatctcatgtttgaatatttaaccgtaattataattttatccaccataaattttattttcaaatagaaaAAAGATCGATattccacttttagatctttatgtttgcaaaatcattagtggtattgactcttaccaaactttttttttctctttctcacacatttatattcttaaaaattttcttagttcttctttaataattgggtatatttttaaatattgcatgaaaaattaacaataaaaaatattattaataggaAAGCAAttgaaatataaaataattatatattatcgTGAGGATTTGTTTTCTCAATTTTAACGCTTTATGCAGTCCGTTTAACATtactattatttttcttggtattGAATATTATAGAGTTGTGATGTATTGCCAATATGGAGAATTCTTacgaaattgattttattaaaccttcctatatatttttaataagaattcaatGGACAAGattgtattaattttaaaatcttaaatattttaaaaaaataaacataGAAGTTATTGTAGTTCAAAAAATAAGTTATTATAATTATGTTCTTTCCCtgtgagttcttctgtttaatattgtagggctattttggtctatcaatatAGACCAAAATTATGCAGTTGCAGAAAAACCATCtaggaaaataaaagaaaaaacctCAGCGAATGATATCATATAAATTCTGCATGGACGATGCCTAAAATGGCAGATATCATGGAAAGTAAAACGAGCAGAATTTTATTTTCTAAACCAAACTGGCAGTGAAGGAATAACCACTCTCAATTTATAAAAGGAGCAGAAATTAGGGAAGTTTCAATTACAAAAAGATCCGCTAATATGAATCTTGATTTAAAAGTATTCAAATACTCCCACTCCTAACTCATCATATTGATTTGAAATAAGCTTACACTAAGAGGTTAGTATAACATTTTCAAAGCCGCAGCTGCATAATTTACTTCTACCATTGATTTAAGGCTGCTCAAGATGTAGATGAGAGGTGTTGAATCGTCAGTAAAGGAGGTGTTTGCTGCTTACTGCGCTTTCGCTAGCCACTTCCATCTAGCTGTCCATGAGAAACGAGGTGTGCCATGTATTGCTGGACCGTCATGcaaatgaaaaaaataagatTAGAGGTGTGCTTATACGTTTATGTATAAAAACTTAGACATTGAGATAGAACATAGTAAGCAAATCCTACTCTACAGGATTAGTTCACGTCATTATGTAACTTTCCAGATTCCAATGTGGAATACACGATGAGCTATTAAGATTTTAGTCTATGACTATACTTAATGGGACAACTTAGTGCAGCTTCCTCTTAATTTGATAAGCTGGGATAATAAGTTTCATTCTCCTTTTCTTTATTTATGATGGTGGTGTCTAGACCAACTTGTGCGCACCTCAATTATTTCACCGGGTACATGTTATATCCCAACAGCACAAGTATCAGGAATTATGCACGCCAAGGCTTCGgaagatgggaagaaatcacctagtgttttttcTCTCCTAATCTTAAGAAATGCAAAATGCGGGTTTCAAACATCCTAGACCTTTATAGACATGAGTAGTTTGCAACACCCTTTCTCTAATGTCATATAGAAATCTAGCATCTGAACGATTTACATGCTGGAACCAGTAGCCTCAAAATAAGGGATTTTGCTCTATGTATGAAAGGAAGAGAAAATTGCTATGGCATTAAGTATAAAACAAATAAGGCATTACAAACTCGTATAAAATGTAAAATTGGGAATAGCAAAATTATGATATCATTAACTTACAGAATGATATGCATATGGTGATTTCCCTTGGCGTTCAAAATGTTTAGCCAGGACGCACCATTCGATTGGTCCCCATTCTTCCTCTTCAAAAACATTGCCCAATGCTGCTTTATATAACTaagaatgaaaaaagaaaaaacaaattccACAAAAATCAGTAATGAAACAGAAAGAACTCCATGACAAGTGAAACTTTTCACATCATCATGAAATCAGACTTCCTCGGCCCGAACTGAGGAATCCCTTAGATATGATGCAAAACGGCGACAGACCTTAGCTGTGTCAGTAAGGAGCTCTGTTCCAGCCGGATAAGAAGCATAGAATTGGTCATCTCTAGAGTGCCCCGCTCTAGTCCTGCAATACCCAAACCCACATAGTGATTAGAAACAACATATCTCTAAGAACAACTACGTGAACGCCAGAGGTTTGTACAAAGATGCTTTCAAGTCAAGGTATATCTTAGCATATTAATAAAGAAGATCTGCAAAAGATGATTATAACCAGCTATACAGGGTTAAAATTATCAAAAGCTCAAACCTATTTACTAATTCTCTGAAAACCAGAAAGCTACCAGTTCAACTTCTTATTTTAATTAGATATAAGTAATAAGAAACTCATAAAACACTCACGTGTTGTTGGTGTATGCATATGTGATGAGTGCAGTGAAACAATAGAATCCAGTATAGGACACAATTCTACGGAACTTTTGGATCTTCAGAATCTCTTTCCATCCTTCATACAGCTGCCACATTTTTTATATTCAGGCGATGAGCTGGGAAATACCTTCAACAGAAAGAAGCTCAATGAATGTTACACTAAACACGGCCTACCCTTCTTCCCATGTTTATTAAGACTGGGAATTTAGGGTAGATTGATCTCAGAAGCAGTCTAAAGGATGTTATATTATGAAAAGAGAGCTATATAAACCATGAAGACACAACACGGAAAATAACAAGAGAAGGGTGAGCATGATAAACAACTGGCTTACTGAAGTAACAAGGTTTTATGATGCGTTAATTCATTGAAATTTTGATTTGCTTTGCAAGTTTAGTTCATGTTCAAAGTGGTGATTTAACGAACAAGCTTGCCCATAGGACCATAACCAAATTAGTCGAATAGATGCAGCTAAAATTGTACAGCATTCACGAAAAAGATACTCCGAACGGACTTTTTAACTTTAACATCAAATTTGAGGGAAAGGAAGCATATACATATTGACAACAAGTACTTCTTCCATCCAAAAAAGAGTGAAAGGTCGTGAATTTTGACATTAGttcgttaatttttttttttggaaatacaGTTTTTATAGTTAGAAACTACATTTAAGttcaatatatttttataaaaatgtttTTAGAATGTTCAAAAAACATAGCCAGGCAACAAAATGTTTGGTATTTTAAATAGTAATTACTATCATAGTGAGCACTACATCTTAGGAtatagcccccccccccccccccccccccccaacaaccaaaaaaaaaacccAACATGCACATTTCATCGAACAGGTTGTGTGCATAATTTCCAACAAAATATTCAAGTACATAAACTGCGCGAGTAAGAGGATCAGCTGTATCTGGACTACAAACGATTTTCCACTGGGTAGAAACAAAATGGGGAATACTTATATAGGTAACTGAGAACTACATGAATCAGATGGATAGAGTAAAAATTCACACAGAAATAACAGCGTGGGCTTCTCTAATTGCAAAAAAATATTGATTTTTACTATCTTAACATCACTGCGAAATGTCTAAAATTAACTTTCACAGGTTTTCtttttccgattctttcaagctTGACATTGGTTTTTCCCATAGTTATCGAACAATCATAACTCGTGCGGTGAAAATAAAACGTGGAAATTGGGGATAAAAATAGCAATTACTGAACAAATGATAAGGAGGATAGCAAACTCACGGATTTTCAGCCACTTCCCTGGTCAGCTTCTCtagtttgtttttctttttacctttttctttttctcttaaaCCTTTTGGATTgattttgacaaaattcctaaatgAGGAACCAATATTGAAAATAGAAAATTCAGGCTCAACTTTTGAAAAATAGTAAACTATAAATAGAGTATTTTCtctatgttataaaataaagatagtaaagtaaagacaagtatagagagaaactgatatattattcaaatttcaaacttatatacataatgaactgaattctcctctatttatagaagaaaggaagttgttgtgtaaCCTGCTACTGCAAGTTGCTACTACAAGCTGctgctgcaagctgctgtgtaagctgctactctaagttGTTGTGTCAGATATAaataatcttctaccatgggtaatatttatcaataacggagtaccgaaaggataagcttcttgaggaggcttatttccaatggattactaaatagataaacatatttacggcggagtctcatatggataagttttttcaggaagcttatttacaacggagtactaaatgaacattcataatataatatatttataacactcccccttgtatattcattaaaagataatgtgactcattaaaaccttactaggtaAAAACCTTGTGGGAAAAAAATTCTATTGAAGGAAAAAGAATACACATATTTaataatacgcattgctagctgcctcattaaaaatcttatatTATCAGAATGTTCTGCCCATTCTCGTTCCTTTCTTTATCATGGTTCTTtaacattttatttttgttttattattattatgatctaGTTTTTTGGAGTgtacttattattatttttaatattattaacttgTTCCACTAATTTTTTTAGAATTTGCATGAATTTAATTGCTTAATCTATTTATAAGACATATTTGGTGATAAATCAGTAGAAAaagattttttaaaattatttttatgcgtaattcttgataaatttaatatttaaacaattgaggttatttttgtaaacttatcagttacagtacagtatgatacagtcaaaccaaataataaaatattatttaacaatagcaaataatacaatctatccaaacgttATATTCATAAAATGCTatgatacgatacaatacaatacaatacattataaaatGATAGTAACAATGATCAAAACAGAGTGTTAGTAATAAAATGGTAAAACAATTAaaggaaagaaaataataataataataataataataataataataataataataataataataataataataataataataataataataataataataataataataataaaaggaaATATAGAAactaattaaagtgataattaGAGAAATGAAGGAAAGGGAAAATGGGTATTGCGGCGAGGAAGATAACGAGGAGGAAGATGGGGAATTGGTCTGGGGTTTTGGGATTAATTTAGAGATTTTTAACTAGCTATACTATAATAGAAATATATTTACCATATTTATTTAGGTTCCTTATCAATTACTttgtatatctatatttataagTTATATATAAAAtcataaataagaaaaaaattcaaaattccttAATTTTAGCATGTCAGTTACACGATACCCACCCCATTTTCAATAATCCCCTACATTTAAGATTCTATTTTTTTCATAAAGGatgtcaaaaatatttttctctttcttAATAATTTTCTCTCTTTCTTACTAATCAccctaaatctcaatttcttattgatacaaTGCACACAAAATTTGGAATATTGCTCTAGAATCAAGGTGTGGGTAAGTTTTGAAtcatgttttctttctttttaaaatcTTTATTATATGTGACTtatatatgatacatcaatacccAAAACAATACTtgatacaatactaatacaatCATAACACGATTATATTAGATTTTTAGTGTCGAgttgtgattgaaacttgaaaaagatGACGATCATAGTTGTATTATAATTTTTCAGAAATGTGTCGcgattgtattataattgtatatgtATCATAATTGTTGAAAGAATTGTATTGCAAATGTATGATAATTATATATTCATTGTATATTGTTATGAGCAGTTGTGAGTTCGTGAcgaattttatagtttttatcacaaatatatgataattgtatattaatttattaGTATTGTATCAGGTATTATTTTGGGTATTAATATACCATATACAAGTTAGATACAATTGTGATACAAGTATGATACAATTGTGTTTTAGGCATTGATGTATCTCATACCAATTGTGATATAGTTATCATACAATTCCTGAATATTTCTTCATTTTGAGTGTTATCTAGTCTCCCAGCAAAAGAACAATGCAATTGACGATTTTTCAATAATATAAATTTGTTGGCAATGGTGGAAAGAGAGAAGATGGAGATCCGAAGGTAATTATTACCAATGTGTAGAGCTTGAAAAATAACATAATTATGGTAATCAACCAAATCAACACTTGATTGGGTGAACACTTCGATTAGTGGTGTGGATCCTTTTTGAAATAACCAATCCACAATACCCCATTTGGCTGCCATTGATGCATTATGTTTATATTCACATTATGTAGATCCTGTCCCTATTGATATTACAAGGAAACACCCGTAATTCATTGGTTTTATTGGGAAGAAATCTTAGTTGTCCTTCAAAATTTCTTTACTTGCTTCTGATACTGCAATCAAAGCCTGCAGAAAACACATGCCTTTTAAGGAGCAATATATATAATTTGTGAATTGAGAAGATGGAGATTTTGGGCGTAGATTAAGAGATTTTGATGTAAAAAGGAAGGAGAGAAAAGAGGAGAGGGAAAAAAAAGAAATGATGTAATTGAATCCCTTAATTGAAGGCATTAATAATAGGGTGAGAGCCTTTTAAGGagcaatatatatataatttataaaaaatacctagatacttattaaaaactacaaaacatagaaaaaatagataaataaatttCTATTATAGTATAGCTAGGTATTGGGGTATTGGGCTTAGTTTAGTCTACTAGTAAAACGGGCTAGGAGTAGTAGATGGGTTTAAATTAAGGAAAATTGATTATTGTATGTCAGtctcaaaataatagtcgaaaaactgtatattttttgtatatatatatatacattatgtatattatatacaatattatacaaattttatatacttttttcgGCTAgcgaatgtaaatagtttctggcgtgggctaaaagtgaaaaaacCCTTTAATTAACAGAAAATGGGGTACCCGAATGAGAAAGCTATGGGTTGCTATTTTAGTCAAGTGaccataaataattttaaaaaactaaataataaataataattaaataaaatatataacaaCAGAGTTTTTTTTATTGCTTTATAGTGTTGCAGACGCATCGTCCTATAATTTCTTTTCCTATTCCTTCTTAAAGAATATCAAGTAATATTTCAAAAAAACATTTTCCTATCTCACACGAGTTATATGGCAAGCATGAATAGCTTGAGTAATTTTAAAATTTGATTGTTCGTATAACACAATATCTTTAATTAGTAATGTCAAGCCAATAGTGAAATACACCATTGATGTTCTTCTGAATCAGCGAACAcgacggcaggtttaccttgagtctccacagcaaaatCCGAACAACTTGCTATGGATCaaccaactccgaaatacctagatctgcacaaaagtgTGCataaagcatagcatgagtacaccatagcggtacccaataagtatcaagactaaactcggtagagtagtgacgagggacagtcaagacacttatatggctaaacaacctgaacaagtatgaaggtgaactaacggggaaacaatattaatataaagctaagcatgataAGGAAGACAAAAACAACACTCGTAATGAGCactagaaacaacaattagcaacaagaaGCAAACAGATAATAATGATGTAGAGTAAGTTGAATACGgtctaagtccggtgaaaccaaataaaggaaaacaagtaataactcatTAAGAACCACCGTATTTACAccagatttattcaagaattttcacgaggtaccaaacctcataatcacaaatcacatgACCCAAtccatgaaccctaatcacttggcatcttatgCCCACGTTACAATTtataaccgcacggacgactcacgtgccaagagagtgacaatatctaatatccgcacagaccactcacgtgccaacaataacaatgactcatggctgcacaaacaactcactTGCCAACCTgataactctcacacagaaggcaagtacacgggagtacatgtaaatggtcaataacatcagaattcatcttcttaaaccgatatgggtgatcaattacgtgtatgcttgtgcaaatgTTCTATCACcactcaagtcaacaagtaagagtagagacaatggatgacacataagaaacgatccgCATAAAATGTACAaggtataactcacacaaggtaggcacaccactacacaaacatcaacaataacaatgcccccagggcatcacaagtcatcacaaatcattccctaacatagcccaccttgtcttgcaacgtgtgcaataataaagtaaatgtcaatcttgtctcgccgcacgcgcacaATAATATTTCcactttgtctcgccacatgcgcaaaaccacatatatagcccgccttgtcacgctgcatgtgcaaatataaaaaataataacacgtacaactcacgtgcgaacaccacGACAATCCTCACAACAATACtacgtgtgccaaaacataacaacacaataaaatgactttcactacatatgcccatatgccataatattttctcaaaacattttcaataccacaaccacacatagccctcgaCTCAACTacactaagtacaacaacaacaacaactataacacgagaatacgacaagtaaatcaacacaagaacttcagaacacaaagaaatggaagaacgatatcacaaagaaagacacaacatggaataatggtctcaacaaaaaTAGCTCAACAaaggagagataatgtgtaacactAATTCCATAAAAGTACAATTCGACGaaaagagagatagcatgaatcaatgaccccaaataagaatacatCAACAATAAAAGGGATAACAAACTTCAATTAATGCTAAgtaattacagaagagataatgaGAAATATCACACATAAtctgaactcgaccacacacgcaagtcataacacataatacgaagctgctcgagaccttaagccaccgaacgggacactaattctcaaaatgacatgtCAGATCGtcacattctccctctcttaaacaaacgttcgtcctcgaacgtgcgaaGAACCATTTTGAAGTCCtcaaatcactgaatgaacttaccatacatatcctcgcgggtgatcccacgtcaccgcaatccacataggcctgatgacaccatcccaactgaaaattattccttccacccacactgataaccttagaaccaaatttctcatCTTACGATGGTTTCCAAAAGACCTGATTCCCACACCAACACACATTATcagcctcaaccagctgcaaTTCAATTACAGATACCTCCCTCTCCTAACCGACCCTTTctaaaatactaaaataaatCCTTTTTTTTGTAAACTATTTTGAACCTTACCTTTTCTTATTATTCCACCTAGATAAATCTAAATGGACAAATTGAATAGGCTGAATAATTCCATATGTATAGAAATATCATTATTTAATTGATCTAAGTTCATGTAatttattaataaaaataaataatttatttattaattattaatatttttgTCAATCGTTGAATAAACTCATCTGAAAAGGAAATCGTTTCggccttttttattttatttaaacaactcatgcctacacccaccagGTACAACTACACGACGttacacatcacacatatgcccataacaacatctCTGATCCCAGTAGCtacccataatcaaatccagcactGGCAATTAACCTTATATCCGCTAGAACCCTGTTCCAAACATTTACAatactgacaacgatgcaagaaacatgaagacctaaTAACTATTCACCTGAATCAACATGTCACAtctaatgccacctgggcacacacctcgcaagctaaaacctATTAAGTATAgcacgaatatgactgaatatacaaaaaaacacatgaaagaactaccaaacaagcccgacatgcacaactccctatcagtagcATACTACGAATTAgttccacaagggagaatcaaagtatatgaacaaatcacaaggatctcatcctaatataacttcaTCGTGGCACACTGCCCGGTCCGAACATAACAAACCTCATGGAAAcgtgaggatcccatcctcagctctgaatcataagtagaatacacatcatataaaccgaaaccttccactaatttaATTTTTGCTAGCAAGGTCACAACACATGCTGAACATCACGCCGGTAGAGCATCTAATTCACAAATCATAACCAACCATccataaatcacatcaaaacctactgtaATGGGTAACAAaaagtcacttctagtctcatagctctcaagaGTGAACAAACGAAACGACAGACATAGGCTACTACTATAGAATCTttcaacaggggtaaacacataaacataataaaaaatcacgaaactcacccatatgtgaagcaagataagaggattcaccccgataagcagaaccaaatcaaaataagagAGATGCCCCTCTATAACAATCGAAACCATACTTGTAACGACATCATTAGGTGTAGCGGCCTCAGCCCCACCATAGAAAGCATATTAATGGTccaggcctccccctcttgggcgccctctacccacGTGACCTACACCCCTAGGTAGCGGTGCAAGGATATCAACATTTGGAGTAGAACTCATAGCCTAAATACCCCGTTATGACACATCTGtccggagtctgggacaatctatcaccatgtggctagtatctctacactcaaagcaaccccccACTGGCGTGGCTACGGAAGCTGTCCGATACGGATACTCTGAAACCCATGGATATCTGAAGCACTGCGTGAAGCctaaagtgcaaactgaactggatgACCCATAAAACCTCTACTGTGGCGTACTCTACCTCCAAAATAGGTTCCAGTAGATATCTCCGGTCTACGAGGTCTCTTAGCCTCCCTGACCTCTCCCTCCTAATTCCACATGCCCTCTAATCTGCGaacgatctctaccacctgctggaATGAAACATCATCTCCAACTCCCGATCCATGCCGAACCGGATACCatgactgagcccctcaatgaacctgcggacttgctctctaactgtagaaaccaaagtaggtgcatgtctggacaaatcgcTAAATCTAATGGCATACTCTGATACTGACATAGTGGCCTAGCGCAGCTgatca
This region of Nicotiana tomentosiformis chromosome 4, ASM39032v3, whole genome shotgun sequence genomic DNA includes:
- the LOC104091232 gene encoding uncharacterized protein; this encodes MWQLYEGWKEILKIQKFRRIVSYTGFYCFTALITYAYTNNTTRAGHSRDDQFYASYPAGTELLTDTAKLYKAALGNVFEEEEWGPIEWCVLAKHFERQGKSPYAYHSQYMAHLVSHGQLDGSG